A single window of [Clostridium] hylemonae DSM 15053 DNA harbors:
- a CDS encoding methyl-accepting chemotaxis protein codes for MEKSFQKNTKTIRRKLVSSFAIVTVIASLAGILGIIVTNVMNSQYTGAIKNYGFAQGDAGQAMASLAESQELLFATIALDDPQHVSEAEELMNKALADVSTHMDDVRPTLKTEGGKEAFKKFETDYAAYKESLLGLAGEAMAADKENEDLVAEKITDENDPLYQAAMTDMQNLMESKVTGGNEVIDSLTNASIIAMVAAVVILLAAVVVIIVIAARLRQQIAMPIQRCADRLKLLSQGDITTPVPDVSGTVEVNEMVECSKIIVSALNQIIKDEEQLLGGMSNGDFTVSSNCKDLYIGDFAPLLEAIRGICFRLNDTMEQITEASVQVDAGADQVSSGAQALSQGATEQASSVQELAATINDISTQISANAENAQNANELSNHVGSDINESNQHMSEMTDAMAAIGEASNQIGKIIKTIEDIAFQTNILALNAAVEAARAGSAGKGFAVVADEVRNLAGKSQDAAQNTTALIENAISAVENGTQIANTTAEAMGKVVTNAQEVVNLINSISEASKTQADSVAQVTQGIDQISSVVQTNSATAEESAAASEELSGQARLLKDLMSSFKIRGKDNAASTTSYTSESTYSSYTQPVSSDKY; via the coding sequence TTGGAAAAATCATTCCAAAAAAATACGAAAACGATCCGGAGGAAGCTCGTGTCTTCTTTTGCAATTGTCACAGTTATCGCCAGTTTAGCTGGTATCCTCGGGATCATCGTAACTAATGTCATGAATTCGCAGTATACCGGCGCCATAAAAAATTATGGCTTTGCCCAGGGAGATGCGGGTCAGGCAATGGCATCGCTTGCAGAATCGCAGGAGCTCCTGTTCGCGACGATCGCGCTGGATGATCCGCAGCATGTCTCTGAAGCAGAAGAATTAATGAACAAGGCTTTGGCAGATGTAAGCACGCATATGGATGACGTAAGGCCTACACTTAAGACGGAGGGCGGCAAAGAAGCCTTTAAGAAATTTGAGACAGACTATGCTGCTTATAAAGAAAGCCTCCTCGGTCTGGCAGGGGAAGCCATGGCTGCTGACAAAGAGAATGAAGATCTTGTCGCAGAAAAGATAACTGACGAGAATGATCCTCTGTACCAGGCTGCCATGACAGATATGCAAAATCTTATGGAGTCAAAAGTCACAGGCGGCAATGAAGTTATCGACTCGTTAACGAACGCCTCGATCATAGCAATGGTGGCTGCTGTAGTTATCCTTTTAGCTGCTGTCGTTGTGATCATCGTAATAGCCGCAAGGCTGAGACAGCAGATCGCAATGCCTATACAGCGGTGCGCGGACCGTCTCAAGCTGCTGTCCCAGGGAGACATTACCACACCGGTTCCGGATGTCAGCGGTACAGTAGAAGTTAATGAAATGGTAGAATGCTCCAAGATCATTGTATCTGCGCTGAACCAGATCATCAAAGACGAAGAACAGCTTCTAGGCGGCATGAGCAACGGAGATTTCACAGTATCCTCCAATTGCAAGGACCTGTATATCGGTGATTTTGCTCCTCTTCTGGAAGCAATCAGAGGTATCTGCTTCCGCCTGAACGATACGATGGAACAGATCACAGAAGCTTCTGTGCAGGTAGACGCAGGCGCCGATCAGGTATCCAGCGGAGCACAGGCGCTTTCCCAGGGGGCTACCGAACAGGCAAGCTCTGTACAGGAACTGGCCGCTACCATCAACGACATCTCAACGCAGATCTCCGCCAATGCGGAAAACGCGCAGAATGCCAATGAACTGTCCAATCACGTAGGTTCTGATATCAATGAGAGCAACCAGCACATGAGCGAAATGACAGACGCCATGGCCGCAATCGGCGAGGCTTCCAACCAGATCGGAAAGATCATCAAGACAATAGAGGATATCGCGTTCCAGACAAATATCCTCGCTCTGAACGCTGCTGTAGAGGCCGCCCGCGCTGGTTCTGCCGGAAAAGGCTTTGCAGTTGTCGCAGATGAAGTACGTAATCTCGCCGGAAAAAGCCAGGATGCGGCACAGAATACGACTGCATTGATCGAAAACGCTATCTCAGCAGTGGAGAACGGTACTCAGATAGCCAACACGACGGCCGAGGCCATGGGCAAGGTAGTTACAAACGCGCAGGAAGTTGTCAATCTGATAAACTCTATCTCAGAAGCTTCCAAAACGCAGGCTGACTCTGTCGCTCAGGTAACACAGGGGATCGACCAGATATCCAGTGTAGTACAGACCAATTCCGCAACGGCGGAAGAAAGTGCGGCGGCCAGCGAAGAATTATCCGGGCAGGCAAGACTTTTGAAAGACCTGATGAGTTCCTTCAAGATCCGCGGGAAAGACAATGCGGCAAGTACGACTTCCTACACTTCCGAGAGTACATACTCAAGCTATACACAGCCGGTCTCCAGTGATAAGTATTAA
- a CDS encoding lytic transglycosylase domain-containing protein: protein MAYYNNYNFDPVSFGSGLPVNLYYGQHGSTERTQRAGAGFSQIFAAKSRKNSTATLFDSLPSSMNAIFEEAASRFGVDANLLKAIGKAESAFNASAVSQAGAIGVMQLMPATAAALGVSNPYDARENIMGGASYIADLLRKYGGDVKLALAAYNAGSGNVDKYGGIPPFKETQSYVKKVMEYAGEDITVNGTVSQAASQQYESGETVPLQAVQADSGYLSNLVDLLRIQMEMKLTSILSDVDGEF, encoded by the coding sequence ATGGCGTATTACAATAACTATAATTTTGATCCTGTAAGCTTCGGCTCCGGACTGCCGGTAAATCTGTATTACGGACAGCACGGCAGCACGGAGCGCACGCAGCGGGCAGGCGCAGGCTTTTCGCAGATATTTGCCGCCAAGTCCCGGAAAAACAGCACAGCCACTCTGTTTGACAGCCTTCCGTCATCCATGAATGCCATATTTGAGGAGGCGGCTTCCAGGTTCGGCGTAGACGCGAATCTGCTGAAAGCCATCGGAAAGGCAGAATCCGCCTTTAATGCCTCGGCAGTCTCTCAGGCAGGCGCCATCGGAGTCATGCAGCTCATGCCGGCAACAGCGGCAGCGCTTGGAGTATCCAATCCTTATGACGCGAGAGAGAACATCATGGGAGGAGCTTCCTACATAGCAGATCTGCTGAGGAAATACGGCGGAGATGTAAAGCTTGCCCTTGCCGCGTACAACGCCGGAAGCGGAAATGTGGACAAGTACGGAGGTATCCCGCCCTTTAAAGAGACACAGTCATACGTGAAAAAAGTGATGGAATACGCAGGAGAAGACATAACAGTAAACGGAACCGTCTCCCAGGCGGCGTCACAGCAATATGAATCCGGAGAAACAGTTCCCCTGCAGGCCGTACAGGCAGACAGCGGATACTTGTCAAATCTCGTGGATCTGTTGCGTATACAGATGGAGATGAAACTCACCTCCATACTCTCAGATGTGGATGGGGAATTTTGA
- a CDS encoding PilZ domain-containing protein: MFLIDCHKASIYTIDNEYLCDAHVSHIADRSALLTFEEPYGDILRSEVLVTFYDNAKGLVSCSCRLSDYKEYAVSPGVKHSSALCSFGEVVTALQRRNDLKVRVDLPARLSYTDGEGKTIRSDASIRDISAGGVFVICSCTLCTGQQFSLSFRAGQKELLLTAEVIRIDDAGYGCRFPDMTSSQEASVRSFVFQQDSRNKRF; the protein is encoded by the coding sequence ATGTTTCTGATAGACTGCCACAAAGCAAGTATTTATACGATAGACAACGAATATCTCTGCGATGCGCACGTTTCCCATATAGCAGACCGCTCTGCGCTTCTTACTTTTGAAGAACCGTACGGCGATATTCTGCGCTCCGAAGTGCTCGTAACCTTTTATGATAACGCAAAGGGTCTCGTATCGTGCAGCTGCCGCCTTTCAGACTATAAGGAATATGCCGTCTCCCCGGGAGTGAAGCACAGCAGCGCGCTCTGTTCCTTCGGCGAGGTCGTCACAGCCCTCCAGCGCAGAAATGATCTGAAGGTCCGGGTCGATCTCCCCGCCCGTCTGTCTTATACAGACGGCGAAGGAAAGACGATCCGGTCGGACGCGTCCATACGTGATATCAGTGCTGGCGGCGTTTTCGTCATATGTTCCTGCACGCTTTGTACCGGACAGCAGTTTTCCCTCTCCTTCCGGGCCGGCCAGAAGGAGCTTCTCTTGACTGCAGAGGTCATCCGTATCGATGATGCCGGATATGGCTGCCGGTTTCCAGATATGACATCCAGCCAGGAAGCGTCGGTCCGAAGCTTTGTTTTCCAGCAGGATTCACGTAACAAACGGTTCTGA
- a CDS encoding EscU/YscU/HrcU family type III secretion system export apparatus switch protein — translation MSEFNELLNKKAVALTYDEDKQASPVIVASGMGYLAEKIVETAEKSGVPVYEDNSLATLLTQLDLGSEIPEELYQAIVDIYIYFLNYKPKSEEPQEQETQAEEPEVQEADPPGEEPS, via the coding sequence ATGTCAGAATTTAATGAATTGCTGAACAAAAAAGCGGTCGCGCTGACGTATGATGAGGACAAACAGGCGTCTCCGGTCATCGTGGCGTCGGGCATGGGGTATCTGGCGGAAAAGATTGTAGAGACGGCAGAAAAAAGCGGAGTGCCAGTATATGAAGACAACTCTCTGGCGACGCTTCTGACCCAGCTGGATCTCGGATCTGAGATACCGGAAGAACTGTATCAGGCGATCGTGGACATATATATCTATTTCCTGAATTACAAGCCAAAATCAGAGGAACCGCAGGAACAGGAGACGCAGGCAGAGGAACCTGAGGTACAGGAAGCGGATCCACCCGGGGAAGAACCGTCCTGA
- a CDS encoding chemotaxis protein CheA, with amino-acid sequence MDNMTDSLLETYLFETNSLLEQLDELLINAEKAGEFTSDDVNEIFRSMHTIKGSSAMLEFQPLMEVAHHIEDLFFFIRENGTGSLTDDQKSELFNLMFKSTDRLRADVEKVENNEPLSMNIDSFVNEINSFLNELRSKDEKDAPNAQSDTGQAGDPGSETSSGKAPKDIPDMNAPYIVHVFFEEDCGMENLRSFMLITALKDTDLEFSFTPEDVETNSDTSDVIAEQGFYLAFLSQEEAESAIKIISTTSNIRSYELIERPQDVQKEEAPAAKQSSPSEENKAAAAPAASKQPSPAGHAKQSLISVNLSKLDQLMAIVGEIVITESMVTASPELQNVKLDSFLKSARQLRKLTDDLQDIAMSLRMVSVSGVFQKMNRIVRDMKKTLNKDVRLTIVGEDTEVDKTIVDSIGDPIMHIVRNAMDHGIEEDVQTRISAGKPPQGEIKLSARHTGSEVIITVEDDGQGMDTDAILAKAARNGILTKPEEEYSKKEILSLLMLPGFSTNQEVTEYSGRGVGLDVVRKNVEAIGGTVSITSEKGQGSCTTLKIPLTLAIVNGMEISIGKNVFTIPIAHIRQSFKAEQKDIILDASGHEMIKCMDEFFPIVRIHDMFNMEEGYTNIEDGILIWVEASDKSYCMFVDQLLGEQQVVVKPLPSYLNNFNIKHSGISGCTILGDGNISIILDVASVYTAAQEMF; translated from the coding sequence ATGGACAATATGACTGACAGCCTGCTTGAGACTTATCTGTTTGAGACCAATTCTCTTTTGGAGCAGCTGGATGAACTGCTCATCAATGCCGAGAAGGCAGGCGAATTCACATCCGACGATGTTAACGAGATTTTCCGCAGCATGCACACTATCAAAGGCTCCTCCGCAATGCTGGAATTCCAGCCTTTGATGGAGGTAGCACACCACATCGAAGACTTGTTCTTCTTTATCAGAGAAAATGGAACAGGTTCCCTGACAGATGATCAGAAAAGTGAACTGTTCAATCTGATGTTCAAGTCAACCGACAGGCTGAGGGCAGATGTGGAAAAGGTGGAAAACAACGAGCCTCTCAGTATGAATATCGACAGCTTTGTAAATGAAATTAACAGTTTTTTGAACGAACTGCGCTCAAAAGATGAAAAAGACGCGCCAAACGCACAGTCTGATACCGGACAGGCAGGGGATCCAGGCAGTGAGACCAGTTCCGGCAAAGCGCCAAAAGACATTCCGGATATGAATGCCCCGTACATTGTGCACGTCTTTTTTGAAGAAGACTGCGGCATGGAAAATCTGCGCTCCTTTATGCTGATCACCGCCCTGAAGGATACCGATCTGGAATTTTCCTTTACCCCGGAAGATGTGGAGACCAATTCCGATACGAGTGACGTCATTGCAGAGCAGGGATTTTACCTCGCCTTTCTTTCACAGGAGGAAGCGGAATCTGCCATAAAGATCATAAGCACAACGAGCAATATCCGTTCCTACGAACTGATCGAACGGCCTCAGGACGTTCAGAAAGAAGAAGCTCCTGCCGCCAAACAAAGCAGCCCTTCGGAAGAAAATAAAGCAGCGGCCGCTCCTGCTGCTTCCAAACAGCCTTCTCCCGCCGGCCACGCGAAACAGAGCCTGATCAGCGTAAACTTAAGTAAGCTTGACCAGCTCATGGCGATCGTCGGAGAGATCGTGATCACGGAATCTATGGTGACCGCTTCGCCGGAACTGCAGAATGTGAAGCTGGACAGCTTCCTCAAATCAGCCCGCCAGCTGCGCAAGCTGACCGATGACCTGCAGGATATCGCCATGTCTCTGCGGATGGTCTCCGTCTCCGGTGTATTCCAGAAGATGAACCGGATCGTGCGGGATATGAAGAAAACGCTGAACAAAGATGTACGCCTCACTATCGTCGGAGAAGACACAGAAGTGGACAAAACTATCGTGGACAGTATCGGCGACCCAATCATGCACATCGTGCGCAACGCCATGGACCACGGCATTGAAGAGGACGTGCAGACCCGTATCAGCGCCGGCAAGCCTCCCCAGGGGGAGATCAAGCTCTCTGCACGGCATACGGGAAGCGAAGTCATCATCACTGTGGAAGATGACGGCCAGGGTATGGATACAGATGCCATCCTCGCCAAGGCAGCGAGAAACGGCATCCTCACGAAACCGGAAGAAGAATATTCCAAAAAAGAGATACTGTCACTGCTTATGCTGCCCGGTTTTTCTACAAACCAGGAAGTGACCGAGTATTCAGGCCGGGGAGTAGGGCTTGACGTCGTCAGGAAAAATGTGGAAGCCATAGGCGGAACCGTCTCGATCACAAGTGAGAAAGGACAGGGAAGCTGTACGACTCTGAAGATTCCGCTCACGCTCGCCATTGTAAACGGGATGGAGATATCCATCGGCAAAAATGTATTTACGATACCGATCGCCCATATCCGGCAGTCGTTCAAGGCTGAGCAGAAAGATATCATTCTGGATGCTTCCGGACATGAGATGATCAAGTGCATGGACGAATTCTTCCCTATCGTACGTATCCACGATATGTTCAATATGGAAGAAGGATACACAAATATCGAAGACGGCATTTTGATCTGGGTGGAAGCAAGCGACAAATCTTACTGTATGTTTGTAGACCAGCTGCTCGGCGAACAGCAGGTTGTAGTGAAGCCGCTTCCGTCTTACCTGAACAACTTTAATATCAAGCATTCCGGAATCAGCGGATGTACTATACTTGGAGACGGGAATATCAGCATCATTCTCGACGTCGCCAGCGTGTACACAGCTGCCCAGGAAATGTTTTAA
- a CDS encoding chemotaxis protein CheW translates to MPDSMMLDETAEDIVVSETTERFLTFMSDGLVFGVSTENVIEIITNYMIRPLPMVPDYIRGIINLRGQVLPVMDIRLRMNKPFREYTSTTCIIILEINSTLIGIAVDTVLQVQDIDTAEASPIPVENRQELTNAMISLDDGTVVLLLDCDAILRI, encoded by the coding sequence ATGCCAGATTCTATGATGCTAGACGAGACAGCAGAGGATATAGTCGTATCCGAAACTACAGAACGTTTTCTCACTTTCATGTCTGACGGCCTTGTTTTTGGCGTCAGCACGGAAAATGTGATCGAGATCATCACCAATTATATGATACGTCCCCTTCCTATGGTTCCTGATTATATCAGGGGGATCATCAATCTGCGGGGGCAGGTTCTCCCTGTAATGGACATCCGCCTGCGGATGAACAAACCATTCCGGGAATATACCTCCACTACATGTATCATCATATTGGAGATCAATTCTACACTGATAGGTATTGCCGTAGATACCGTGCTGCAGGTGCAGGATATTGATACTGCCGAAGCCTCTCCTATTCCGGTCGAGAACCGCCAGGAGCTCACCAATGCCATGATATCACTGGATGACGGGACCGTTGTGCTTCTGCTCGACTGCGATGCGATACTGCGTATCTGA
- a CDS encoding CheR family methyltransferase, with the protein MLSLSERDFQRLVNFVKTNYGINLEHKQQLIAGRLSNVITSMGYNTFSEYIDHILSRKSPEDIEIMLNKLTTNYTYFMREEAHFDYFRTTVLPWLEQTKKNRVLSIWSAGCSSGQEPYTLSMILKDYFGSKTGMWDTRVLATDISQNVLDTAAAAEYEEESLRNLPAGWKGKYFRKSSKPGFYTVADCIKSNVIFRRFNLMEPIRFKLQFDVIFCRNVMIYFDQPTKEALVKRFYDSTVPGGYLFIGHSESLPKSNIDYKYVIPAAYRK; encoded by the coding sequence ATGTTAAGCTTATCTGAACGAGATTTTCAGCGGCTCGTAAATTTCGTCAAGACAAATTACGGCATCAACCTGGAGCACAAGCAGCAGCTCATTGCCGGCAGACTTTCCAATGTAATCACATCCATGGGGTACAATACTTTCAGTGAATATATCGATCACATCCTCTCCAGAAAAAGTCCGGAGGATATCGAAATTATGCTCAACAAGCTGACGACGAACTATACGTACTTCATGCGCGAGGAGGCACATTTTGATTACTTCCGCACCACAGTCCTCCCCTGGCTTGAGCAGACTAAGAAAAACCGTGTCTTAAGCATCTGGAGCGCCGGCTGTTCCTCGGGACAGGAACCTTACACCTTATCCATGATACTAAAAGATTATTTTGGTTCCAAAACCGGAATGTGGGACACGCGCGTACTCGCCACCGACATTTCACAGAATGTGCTTGACACAGCCGCAGCCGCCGAATATGAGGAAGAATCACTTCGCAATCTTCCGGCGGGATGGAAGGGAAAATATTTCAGGAAGTCGTCTAAACCAGGTTTCTATACGGTGGCGGACTGCATCAAATCAAATGTGATCTTCCGGCGGTTTAATCTCATGGAACCGATACGGTTTAAACTGCAATTCGATGTTATCTTCTGCCGGAATGTAATGATCTATTTCGACCAGCCAACCAAGGAGGCTCTCGTAAAACGGTTTTATGACTCCACCGTCCCGGGGGGATATCTGTTCATCGGCCATTCCGAAAGCCTTCCAAAATCTAATATTGATTATAAATATGTAATACCTGCCGCATATCGCAAATAA
- a CDS encoding protein-glutamate methylesterase/protein-glutamine glutaminase: MTENNKIRVLIIDDSLVFDRFLSEALPKASSNIDVAGYFMSPYDALTKIPVLKPDVITLDVEMPGINGIDFLKKLLPRYPLPVILVSSLNVNVFDALSNGAVDFVKKPDMSRNYTAQLFVQNLCAKILIASRAKVRLPEPPRPSLEPASPPPADSSAASKESVQAHFSLKANNTLIAIGASTGGTEATLEILKRLPADIPGIVITQHMPEGFTKMYADRLNRLCKMEVREAQNGDIIRPGLALISPGGDLQTKVVRIGSKYTVKCYPAEKVNGHRPSVDVLFHSAAEAAGGSAVGIILTGMGQDGAEGLLHMRRSGAYTIGQDKDSCVVYGMPMAAHRMGGVVTQAPCCNIADIAVKYLKNL; this comes from the coding sequence ATGACAGAAAATAATAAAATACGCGTCCTCATAATAGATGACTCTCTCGTGTTCGACAGGTTTCTATCTGAAGCACTTCCAAAAGCCAGCAGCAATATAGACGTAGCCGGTTATTTTATGAGTCCATACGACGCTCTGACAAAAATACCTGTACTCAAACCGGATGTCATAACGCTGGATGTGGAGATGCCGGGTATAAATGGGATTGATTTCTTAAAGAAACTGCTTCCGCGCTATCCGCTCCCGGTCATCCTCGTATCTTCTCTCAATGTCAATGTGTTTGACGCACTCTCAAACGGAGCGGTAGATTTTGTCAAAAAACCTGATATGAGCCGCAACTATACTGCACAGCTGTTCGTACAAAACCTGTGCGCGAAGATTCTCATAGCTTCCAGAGCCAAAGTTAGGCTGCCGGAACCGCCGCGCCCGAGCCTGGAACCGGCTTCACCGCCGCCCGCGGACAGCTCTGCAGCTTCAAAAGAAAGCGTCCAGGCACACTTTTCACTAAAAGCCAACAACACTCTGATCGCCATAGGCGCCTCCACAGGAGGCACCGAAGCAACACTTGAGATACTAAAGAGACTCCCGGCCGATATCCCCGGTATCGTCATCACTCAGCACATGCCGGAAGGCTTCACAAAGATGTATGCAGACCGCCTGAACCGGCTCTGTAAAATGGAAGTCCGGGAAGCGCAGAACGGAGATATCATAAGACCCGGCCTGGCGCTCATCTCACCGGGAGGCGACTTACAGACAAAAGTCGTCCGCATAGGAAGCAAATATACCGTCAAATGCTATCCCGCAGAAAAGGTCAACGGACACCGTCCTTCTGTGGATGTTCTGTTTCATTCAGCGGCAGAAGCCGCGGGCGGTTCCGCCGTCGGCATTATCCTGACCGGCATGGGGCAGGACGGCGCGGAAGGCCTCCTGCACATGCGCCGGTCAGGCGCCTACACGATCGGCCAGGACAAAGATTCCTGCGTCGTATATGGCATGCCAATGGCCGCGCACCGTATGGGAGGTGTTGTAACACAGGCCCCCTGCTGCAATATAGCGGATATAGCGGTTAAATATTTAAAAAATCTATAA
- a CDS encoding leucine-rich repeat domain-containing protein, with translation MMKVEMRTKKRLGFVLCAALLFCGNVPAVAFAANDGCTHVHDGSCGYVPAVEGAPCGHVHDESCDGLPVRINVPTDYEEDGGGASNSDTGTPAVQAETAVGVTLPAATDRDASADTFEAGGLEYKVLTSGADLRTVSLTGWGAGGAQATLVIPATVQDGGGNTYKVTEIAERAFAGGTAATTLDITGAVNLVQIHNNVFKSWKNLTANGLDVSGLTNLTTIGAYAFYDCGFTGGLDVSGLTNLTTIGAYAFYDCGFTGGLDVSGLTNLTTIGEDAFKNCGFTGGLDVSGLTNLTTIGEDAFKNCGFTGGLDVSGLVNLTTIGAYAFSNCGFTGGLDVSGLTNLTTVGEDAFGDCGFSSARLPAQMTVIPTGLFSGCRNLAAAELPSGLTKIGDHAFQNCGFTGTLDLSGYARLTTISGSAFLENAALTEVRLPAGLTSLGDRAFQECSSLTSLRFYGADAPAIGSYILSAMAANATTGTVYYPFGGAGYSADAFDSGKGMAQFGRWTFTAFNATAPILKAGTAVRTSDTAANVTFTSSRAGRYYYAVVDSGAARPAIDTTGRGTACGTGLQTIRLTTLSAGAQDIYIVVKDADGNVSDRGFKIPIPAFTIPGKGTAETRTADGAPHTRNITINSDTVPQTGDPADILPWLVIIVAVLLGCTSLAAYRKCRGTKRRE, from the coding sequence ATGATGAAAGTTGAGATGAGAACGAAAAAGCGGTTGGGCTTTGTGCTGTGCGCGGCGCTTCTTTTCTGCGGAAATGTGCCCGCTGTGGCCTTTGCCGCAAACGACGGCTGTACCCATGTTCACGACGGGAGCTGCGGCTATGTCCCCGCTGTGGAGGGGGCGCCCTGCGGCCATGTGCATGATGAAAGCTGCGACGGGCTGCCGGTAAGAATAAACGTCCCGACAGATTATGAGGAAGACGGAGGCGGGGCATCCAACTCGGACACCGGAACGCCGGCCGTACAGGCGGAAACAGCCGTCGGCGTGACGCTCCCTGCCGCCACCGATAGGGATGCGTCAGCCGATACCTTTGAGGCCGGCGGCCTTGAGTACAAGGTGCTGACAAGTGGCGCGGATCTTCGCACCGTATCCCTGACCGGCTGGGGAGCGGGCGGCGCGCAGGCCACCCTCGTTATCCCTGCTACGGTCCAGGATGGCGGCGGGAACACCTATAAGGTGACGGAGATTGCGGAAAGGGCCTTTGCAGGAGGAACAGCGGCCACCACTCTGGACATCACCGGGGCGGTGAATCTTGTGCAGATTCATAACAATGTGTTTAAGAGTTGGAAAAACCTCACCGCGAACGGGCTGGACGTGTCCGGCCTGACAAACCTTACCACTATTGGAGCGTATGCGTTCTATGACTGTGGGTTCACGGGAGGGTTGGACGTGTCCGGCCTGACAAACCTTACCACTATTGGAGCGTATGCGTTCTATGACTGTGGGTTCACGGGAGGGCTGGATGTGTCCGGCCTGACAAATCTTACCACTATTGGAGAGGATGCGTTCAAAAACTGTGGGTTCACGGGAGGGCTGGATGTGTCCGGCCTGACAAATCTTACCACTATTGGAGAGGATGCGTTCAAAAACTGTGGGTTCACGGGAGGGCTGGACGTGTCCGGCCTGGTAAACCTTACCACTATTGGAGCGTATGCGTTCTCTAACTGTGGGTTCACGGGAGGTCTGGACGTGTCCGGCCTGACAAACCTTACCACTGTTGGAGAGGATGCGTTCGGAGACTGCGGCTTTTCCAGTGCGAGGCTGCCGGCCCAAATGACGGTCATACCCACGGGCTTGTTTTCGGGCTGCAGAAATCTGGCCGCGGCGGAGCTGCCGTCCGGTCTTACCAAAATTGGCGATCACGCCTTCCAAAACTGTGGCTTCACCGGCACGCTGGACCTGTCTGGTTATGCCCGGCTCACTACCATCAGCGGCAGTGCGTTTTTGGAGAATGCCGCTCTCACCGAAGTGCGTCTCCCCGCCGGCCTTACAAGTCTTGGCGATAGGGCGTTTCAAGAATGCTCCAGTCTCACCAGCCTGCGCTTTTACGGCGCAGACGCCCCCGCCATCGGCAGCTATATATTATCCGCAATGGCGGCAAACGCTACCACCGGCACGGTGTACTACCCCTTCGGCGGCGCGGGCTACAGCGCGGATGCTTTTGACAGTGGAAAAGGCATGGCCCAATTCGGCAGATGGACGTTTACCGCCTTTAACGCCACGGCCCCCATCCTTAAAGCTGGCACGGCTGTCCGTACGAGCGATACGGCGGCCAACGTTACCTTCACCAGCAGCAGGGCCGGTCGGTATTACTACGCCGTGGTGGACAGCGGCGCGGCCCGGCCCGCCATCGACACCACCGGCAGGGGCACGGCCTGTGGGACCGGCCTTCAGACGATCCGTCTCACCACCCTCTCTGCCGGAGCCCAGGACATTTACATCGTGGTGAAGGACGCGGACGGCAATGTGAGCGACCGCGGTTTCAAGATTCCGATACCGGCGTTTACCATCCCAGGCAAGGGCACGGCGGAGACCCGCACCGCGGACGGCGCGCCTCATACCAGGAATATCACCATCAATTCGGACACTGTCCCGCAGACGGGCGATCCGGCAGACATACTGCCCTGGCTGGTGATAATAGTGGCGGTCCTCCTGGGCTGCACCTCCCTGGCGGCCTATCGGAAATGCCGCGGCACAAAGCGTCGGGAGTGA